One window of Halopelagius longus genomic DNA carries:
- a CDS encoding helix-turn-helix domain-containing protein, producing the protein MSDAPDMGDLVETENPSFQHVLACVFGIQAHESRTYLTLLDSPGSTVAELADELDRDRSNVNRSLTTLMEKGLADRERRLLDPGGYVYQYTATDLPEAKRMLHEALDEWVEQVHASIDAYGTEE; encoded by the coding sequence ATGAGCGACGCGCCAGACATGGGGGACCTCGTCGAAACCGAGAATCCGAGTTTTCAGCACGTTCTCGCGTGCGTCTTCGGCATCCAAGCCCACGAGAGCAGGACCTACCTGACGCTCCTCGACAGTCCGGGCAGCACGGTTGCGGAACTCGCGGACGAACTCGACAGAGACCGGAGCAACGTGAACCGGTCGCTCACGACGCTGATGGAGAAGGGACTTGCGGACCGCGAACGGCGACTTCTCGACCCCGGCGGCTACGTCTACCAGTACACCGCGACGGACCTCCCGGAGGCGAAGCGGATGCTCCACGAGGCGTTAGACGAGTGGGTCGAACAGGTCCACGCGAGCATCGACGCCTACGGCACCGAGGAGTGA
- a CDS encoding DUF7344 domain-containing protein yields the protein MTDNHFEVLANGHRRRILASLLEENPHSVFPVTTGEVSAERQRKVQIAFRHVHLPKLDAAEFIDWDPESDRIAEGTRFEDIEPLLRYLTDEYDDCFETSY from the coding sequence ATGACTGACAATCATTTCGAGGTACTGGCGAACGGTCACCGGCGGCGGATTCTGGCGTCCTTGTTGGAGGAGAACCCGCACTCCGTCTTCCCGGTAACGACGGGTGAAGTCTCCGCGGAGAGGCAACGGAAGGTGCAGATCGCCTTCAGGCACGTCCACCTCCCGAAGTTAGACGCCGCGGAGTTCATCGATTGGGACCCGGAGTCGGATCGCATCGCGGAGGGAACTCGGTTCGAGGACATCGAACCGCTGTTGAGGTATCTCACGGACGAGTACGACGACTGCTTCGAGACCAGTTACTAG
- a CDS encoding helix-turn-helix domain-containing protein — protein MKYLDAKLSQPRWMLHPMQEFIRDGDAVRYEELQAWSGVTGDREVEHELFYVEADREPYEDALRAVDSVRWYDLTPIDDGSFYVYICQETRPEDVAWREAFADLNLVLVPPVVYDADAAFHVTLVGPGEDLRTVLSDLPDVVDATVKAVGEYDRRHAPVAGELTARQLTAVETAVELGFYEVPRRAGVADVADELDCAPSTASDLLQRAESSVMRRVVERNGRGRPDG, from the coding sequence GTGAAGTACCTCGACGCGAAACTCTCGCAACCGCGCTGGATGCTCCACCCGATGCAGGAGTTCATCCGCGACGGGGACGCGGTTCGGTACGAGGAACTACAGGCGTGGAGCGGCGTCACCGGCGACAGGGAGGTCGAACACGAACTGTTCTACGTCGAAGCCGACCGCGAACCGTACGAGGACGCTCTGCGGGCGGTCGATTCGGTCCGCTGGTACGACCTCACGCCGATAGACGACGGGTCGTTCTACGTCTACATCTGCCAAGAGACTCGCCCCGAGGACGTGGCGTGGCGGGAGGCGTTCGCCGACCTGAATCTGGTGCTCGTCCCGCCCGTCGTCTACGACGCCGACGCCGCGTTTCACGTGACGCTCGTCGGCCCCGGCGAGGACCTGCGGACGGTGCTGTCGGACCTCCCCGACGTGGTGGACGCGACGGTGAAAGCCGTCGGCGAGTACGACCGGCGGCACGCGCCCGTCGCCGGAGAACTCACCGCGCGCCAGTTGACGGCCGTCGAAACCGCCGTCGAACTCGGGTTCTACGAGGTTCCGCGCCGGGCGGGCGTCGCGGACGTGGCCGACGAACTCGACTGCGCGCCGAGTACGGCTTCGGACCTCCTGCAACGGGCGGAGTCGAGCGTGATGCGGCGAGTTGTCGAACGCAACGGCCGCGGGCGACCCGACGGGTGA
- a CDS encoding TrmB family transcriptional regulator, with translation MSELSSYQEAVELLQKLGLKEYEAKCFVALSRLPKATAKEISETSDVPRTRVYDAIRVLETKGLVEVQHSNPQQFRSVPIGEAAETLRAEYESRTKSLVDALEAMGSASLNSDEEVTHEVWALSGESAIGNRLLQLVGDADEEVVLILGREGTVTDELLERLQSAQESGVDVLVGTTTEQFHEQIAEALPDAKVFISELSWLHSSPADPTDDTAISRLLLVDRNTILVSSVEEDNSGAVEYERAVFGKGFTNGIVVIARRLMAMGLSPIDDPKPRNE, from the coding sequence ATGTCAGAGTTATCTAGCTATCAAGAGGCGGTCGAACTGCTTCAGAAACTGGGATTGAAAGAGTACGAGGCGAAGTGCTTCGTGGCGCTGTCGCGCCTACCGAAGGCGACGGCCAAGGAGATAAGCGAAACGTCGGACGTGCCTCGGACTCGCGTCTACGACGCGATTCGAGTCTTAGAGACGAAGGGACTCGTCGAGGTTCAACACAGCAACCCGCAGCAGTTCCGGTCCGTCCCCATCGGGGAGGCGGCCGAGACGCTTCGGGCGGAGTACGAGTCTCGAACGAAGTCGCTGGTCGACGCGCTCGAAGCGATGGGGTCGGCGTCGCTCAACTCCGACGAAGAGGTCACCCACGAAGTGTGGGCGCTCTCGGGGGAGTCGGCCATCGGAAACCGACTACTGCAACTCGTCGGCGACGCCGACGAGGAGGTGGTTCTCATCCTCGGGCGCGAAGGGACGGTCACGGACGAGTTGCTCGAACGGCTACAGAGCGCTCAAGAGTCCGGCGTCGACGTCCTCGTCGGAACGACCACGGAGCAGTTCCACGAGCAGATAGCGGAGGCGCTTCCCGACGCGAAGGTGTTCATCTCCGAACTGTCGTGGCTACACAGTTCTCCGGCCGACCCCACCGACGACACGGCCATCAGCCGACTGCTGTTGGTCGACCGGAACACGATTCTCGTCAGTTCCGTCGAGGAGGACAATTCGGGGGCCGTCGAGTACGAACGAGCGGTGTTCGGAAAGGGGTTCACCAACGGCATCGTGGTCATCGCCCGCCGACTGATGGCGATGGGGCTCAGCCCCATCGACGACCCTAAACCGCGCAACGAGTAG
- a CDS encoding methyltransferase family protein, translating to MELTITTGLFAVGAIAGLGNLVGIVGSALGWADYWPPGDRNWNYYAHWTLSQVVNASIAGVTYLDWNGLGLPRPVLAVGGVLFVVWYGAAIAAGLDLGVEETKGLKGELRTGGWYRYSRNPQYVCYVVATVGFAAMAGSALVAALCAIYLAWWVALPFAEEPWLREEYGEAYERYAERVPRFVGPRSVRALVGTRSSVEAK from the coding sequence ATGGAGTTGACGATCACGACGGGCCTGTTCGCCGTCGGAGCGATCGCCGGACTGGGTAATCTGGTCGGAATCGTCGGAAGCGCCCTTGGATGGGCCGACTACTGGCCGCCGGGGGACAGAAACTGGAACTACTACGCTCACTGGACGCTCTCGCAGGTGGTCAACGCCTCGATAGCCGGCGTCACGTATCTCGATTGGAACGGCCTCGGCCTGCCGCGACCGGTACTCGCCGTCGGCGGCGTCCTGTTCGTCGTCTGGTACGGGGCGGCTATCGCCGCCGGACTCGATTTGGGCGTCGAGGAGACGAAGGGGCTGAAAGGAGAGCTCCGAACCGGCGGGTGGTACCGGTACTCGCGGAACCCGCAGTACGTCTGTTACGTCGTCGCGACGGTGGGGTTCGCCGCGATGGCGGGGTCCGCGCTCGTCGCCGCGTTGTGCGCTATCTACCTCGCGTGGTGGGTCGCCCTCCCGTTCGCGGAGGAACCGTGGCTTCGCGAGGAGTACGGGGAGGCGTACGAACGCTACGCCGAACGCGTCCCGCGGTTCGTCGGCCCGCGTTCGGTCCGCGCACTCGTCGGAACGCGTTCCAGCGTCGAAGCGAAGTGA